The window GCGCTATCCACTCCATCAATAAACAATTCCTACACGTTCCTAAATAAATCTTGTCGTGACAGCGTCCGTGACGCTCCGTCACTCGGGATCGACGGCTGGTTCCCTCGTGCGGTCGAGCGCTGACATCCGGTCTCCTACTTTTGACTGTCTCTCCTCCCGAGGCGGTTCACCGCTCCGCCTCCACGTACGGGTTCGGCGCGACGGTCGCGGTGATCTCCGTCTGCTCGTGCGACTCGACTTTCGGGTTTTCCGACTCGCCGCCGGGTTCGCCCCACACGAGCGTCACCTCGGTTCCGGGCTCGGCGTACTCCTCGTCGACGAGCGCCAGCGAGAGCACCGCACGCTCGTTGTACGTGTACCCGAAGTACTTCGAGAGCCCGACCGTCTCCTCGCCCTTCAGCACCTCGTCGTAGTGGAACACCGCCCAGTACGGCATCGAGAGGTCGAAGTACTTGTACGTCTCTCCCTCTCGCAGCAACGAGGCGAACAGTTCCAGAACGTCCTCGTCGTCCCAGACGAGCGTCACCTTCTTTCGCTGGGACTCCTCGGTCATCGCCCGCAACGCCTCCTTCCCGACGAAGTCGTGATCGAAGTCCACGAAGCGCTCGTAACCCAGTTCGATCGGGTTGAGGTAGTACTCCGAGACGTCGTCGGCGTCGAAGCTGCCGCCCAGGGTGCTGATCGCCTCGTAGCTGTCGGCGGGGAGCCACTCGCGGTACTCCGCCATCTCGTCGCCGTAGATGGCCGGCACCGGACGGGCGATCCACCCCTTCTCCTGACCCTGGGCCTTGTAGCTCTTCTCGCCCAGCTGCCGCAGCCCGTGGTCCTCGCCGGCCGCGACGAGGGCGTCGCGGACGGTCTCGTGTTCCTCCCACGGCCCCCAGATCTCGAACCCGACGTTCGAGGCCATCGAGTGCTTCAGCGCGTGGGCGTCGACGCCCGCGATGGTCACCTCGTCGAAGTCGAAGAACGGAATGTCGGGGATCTCCCCCTCGACGGCGTCGCGCATCACGTCGAGCGCGTTCGGGCCCTGGAGCTGATACCGAAAGGTCTTGTGCGGTTCGTCCTTGTCGTGATACCGCTCGTCGGCCTCCGACATCGCGTCGTACGCGCCTTTTTCGAGGTTGTACTCGACCCAGTTGGGGGCGATCGGCGTCCCCGTGAGCTTCAACTCCTCGTCGTCGAGGTAAAACAGGATGGCGTCGCCGATGAGGTACCCGTTCGGATTACACGCGACGAACTGCTTCGCCTGTCCGGGTTCGAACCCGCTGAAGTCGTTGACGCCGAGGTCGGCGAACACGTCGAGCGCCTCCGGACCCCTCACGTACAGATCCTTCTGGTGGTGTGAGAGGTCCGAGAGACTGCAGGTCTCCCGCCAACTTCGAACCTCCTCGATCCAGTTCGTGTGCTCGGAGGGAACGGGATAGGGGTGTCGGCCCCGGTTCCGTCGGAGCAACTCCGGGGGGCTCCCGGCCGATTCGAGCGCGTCCTGGAGGCTTCGCTCGGACATACGGTCCCATCTCGGGTCACCGACTTAATAATTACTACCGATATCGGTAGTGGGCGTAAATACGTGGGAACCAGCGCGTTCGAACGCCCGGTTTCCGATTCGACTGCGGATCGACCGCTCCGGTCGTCACTTGGTCGATTCGATGATGTGGAGCGCGTCCGGATCGAAGTCGACAGACACCGTGTCGCCGACGCCGACGGCCGTCTCCGAGCGGTCCAACCGGAGCGTCAGTTCCCGCCCGTCGGGGAGTTCGCCGGTCGCCTGGATGTGCTCGCCCTGGTAGAAGAGGTTCGTCACCTCGACCTCGACCGGTCCCGAGCCAACCGGGATGTCGTCCGGTCGGACCAACACCGTCACCTCCCCGTCGGAAGTGACCGTCTCCGGCGTCTCGACGTCCTCGAACCCGAGCGAGAGCGTCCCGTCGCGCACGGTCCCCTCGAGGAGGTTCGCCGTGCCGATGAACCCCGCGACGAACTCGTTGGCCGGTTCCTCGTAGATCTCCGCCGGCGTTCCGATCTGTTCGAGGTGCCCCTCGTTCATCACCGCGATCCGGTCGCACATCGACATCGCCTGCTCCTGGTCGTGGGTGACGTACAGCGTCGTCACGCCGAGGTCGTCGAGCAACTGGCCGAGTTCCTCTCGCAGCGTCTGTTTCAACTTGGCGTCGAGCCCCGTCATCGGTTCGTCCAGGAGGAGGATGTGAGGCTCGATCGCGAGCGCTCGCGCCAGGCCGACGCGCTGTTGCTGGCCGCCCGAGAGCGTCTTCGGATTCCGGTCGGCCAACTCCTCGATGTCGAGCAGTTCGAGCAACTCGTAGGCGCGCTCTCGACGCTCGTCCTTCCCGACGCCGTGCATCTTCGGCCCGAACGTGACGTTCTTGAGCACGCTCATGTTGTTGAACAGCGCGTACGACTGGAACACCAGCCCCACGTTGCGGTTCTCCGGTGGGACGTGGGTGACGTCCTCGCCGTCGTAGCGGATCGTCCCGTCCGTCGGCGTCTCGAATCCGGCGACGAGCCGCAGCGCGGTCGTCTTCCCGCAGCCGGACGGCCCGACGATGCCCATCACCTCACCGTCGTCGATGTCGATCGAGACGTCGTTGACGGCGACTGTCGAGTCGAATCGCTTCGTGACGTGTTCGAGTGAAACTTCGGACATAGGTTAGATCCTCCGTACCGCACCGCGGTTACCGATGATCTGCAGCGCGATCGTGACCAACGCGATCAGGAGGAAGAACACCGACACCGCGGCCGCGGCGTTCAGGAACGACGCGTTGGTGATGTTGTTGAACAGGAAGATCGCCAGCGGCGGCGTCCCCCGCGAGTACACGATGTACGAGAAGTTGAACTCCGCGGCGGCGAGCGTCCAGGAGATGATCGACCCGGCGATGATACCCGTCCGGGCGTTCGGAACGATCACCGTGAGGAACGTCCGCGGCCACGACGCGCCCAGCGAGCGCGCGCTCTCTTCGATCTGCTGGAGGTCCATCGACTGGAAGCTCGACTGGACGGCCATCACCATGTACGGCGCTTTCAACAGCGAGTAGCCGATGACCAGGGCGATGCCCGACGTCGAGAGGTCGGGGTACGTCCGGAGGAACGCGACCCCCAGGATGATCCCCGGTGCCAACGGCAGGATCGCGAAGACGTTGACCCAGTCGCGCCCCCAGAAGTCGTAGCGCGCGACGGCGTAGGCGATCGGCACGCCGACGATGAGGTTGATGACGACGCCGGCCAGCGCGAGGCCGGTACTGTACGCCAGCGAGGACCCGACCGAGACGTCGGCCCCGACGCCGGTCCCGACGATGACGTCCTCCCAGTTTGCGAGGGTGACGAACCCGGTGGGGAAGACCCCGAACCAGTCGGAGGCGAAGGAGCTGACGAACGTCATCACGACCGGAAAGGCCAGGAAGAACAGCGTCAGCACCAACACGAGC is drawn from Halobellus limi and contains these coding sequences:
- a CDS encoding aminomethyltransferase family protein, giving the protein MSERSLQDALESAGSPPELLRRNRGRHPYPVPSEHTNWIEEVRSWRETCSLSDLSHHQKDLYVRGPEALDVFADLGVNDFSGFEPGQAKQFVACNPNGYLIGDAILFYLDDEELKLTGTPIAPNWVEYNLEKGAYDAMSEADERYHDKDEPHKTFRYQLQGPNALDVMRDAVEGEIPDIPFFDFDEVTIAGVDAHALKHSMASNVGFEIWGPWEEHETVRDALVAAGEDHGLRQLGEKSYKAQGQEKGWIARPVPAIYGDEMAEYREWLPADSYEAISTLGGSFDADDVSEYYLNPIELGYERFVDFDHDFVGKEALRAMTEESQRKKVTLVWDDEDVLELFASLLREGETYKYFDLSMPYWAVFHYDEVLKGEETVGLSKYFGYTYNERAVLSLALVDEEYAEPGTEVTLVWGEPGGESENPKVESHEQTEITATVAPNPYVEAER
- a CDS encoding ABC transporter ATP-binding protein, producing the protein MSEVSLEHVTKRFDSTVAVNDVSIDIDDGEVMGIVGPSGCGKTTALRLVAGFETPTDGTIRYDGEDVTHVPPENRNVGLVFQSYALFNNMSVLKNVTFGPKMHGVGKDERRERAYELLELLDIEELADRNPKTLSGGQQQRVGLARALAIEPHILLLDEPMTGLDAKLKQTLREELGQLLDDLGVTTLYVTHDQEQAMSMCDRIAVMNEGHLEQIGTPAEIYEEPANEFVAGFIGTANLLEGTVRDGTLSLGFEDVETPETVTSDGEVTVLVRPDDIPVGSGPVEVEVTNLFYQGEHIQATGELPDGRELTLRLDRSETAVGVGDTVSVDFDPDALHIIESTK
- a CDS encoding ABC transporter permease; translated protein: MTERFGRGSLSARFGRPVVTLVLVLTLFFLAFPVVMTFVSSFASDWFGVFPTGFVTLANWEDVIVGTGVGADVSVGSSLAYSTGLALAGVVINLIVGVPIAYAVARYDFWGRDWVNVFAILPLAPGIILGVAFLRTYPDLSTSGIALVIGYSLLKAPYMVMAVQSSFQSMDLQQIEESARSLGASWPRTFLTVIVPNARTGIIAGSIISWTLAAAEFNFSYIVYSRGTPPLAIFLFNNITNASFLNAAAAVSVFFLLIALVTIALQIIGNRGAVRRI